In Falco biarmicus isolate bFalBia1 chromosome 6, bFalBia1.pri, whole genome shotgun sequence, the following are encoded in one genomic region:
- the TBPL1 gene encoding TATA box-binding protein-like 1 isoform X1: MDADSDVALDILITNVVCVFRTRCHLNLRKIALEGANVIYKRDVGKVLMKLRKPRITATIWSSGKVICTGATSEEEAKFGARRLARSLQKLGFQVIFTDFKVVNVLAVCNMPFEIRLPEFTKNNRPHASYEPELHPAVCYRIKTLRATLQIFSTGSITVTGPNVKAVASAVEQIYPFVFESRK; this comes from the exons ATGGATGCGGACAGTGATGTTGCATTGGACATTTTAATCACAAATGTAGTGTGTGTTTTTAGAACAAGATGTCATTTAAACTTGAGGAAGATCGCATTAGAAGGAGCAAATGTGATATACAAGCGTGATGTTGGG aAAGTATTAATGAAGCTTAGGAAACCTAGGATTACGGCCACAATTTGGTCCTCAGGAAAAGTTATTTGCACAGGAGCCACAAG TGAAGAAGAAGCTAAATTTGGTGCCAGACGATTAGCTCGTAGTCTACAGAAACTAGGTTTTCAG gttattttcacagattttaaagTTGTGAATGTTTTAGCAGTGTGTAACATGCCCTTTGAGATCAGATTGCCAGAATTTACGAAGAATAACAGACCTCATGCGAG ttATGAACCAGAACTTCATCCTGCCGTGTGTTACAGAATAAAAACTCTCAGAGCTACCTTACAGATTTTTTCCACAGGCAGTATCACAGTTACAG GGCCAAACGTAAAGGCTGTTGCCAGTGCTGTGGAACAGATTTACCCATTCGTGTTtgaaagcaggaaataa
- the TBPL1 gene encoding TATA box-binding protein-like 1 isoform X2: MDADSDVALDILITNVVCVFRTRCHLNLRKIALEGANVIYKRDVGKVLMKLRKPRITATIWSSGKVICTGATSEEEAKFGARRLARSLQKLGFQVIFTDFKVVNVLAVCNMPFEIRLPEFTKNNRPHASYEPELHPAVCYRIKTLRATLQIFSTGSITVTAQLRENHHLNHRHQ; the protein is encoded by the exons ATGGATGCGGACAGTGATGTTGCATTGGACATTTTAATCACAAATGTAGTGTGTGTTTTTAGAACAAGATGTCATTTAAACTTGAGGAAGATCGCATTAGAAGGAGCAAATGTGATATACAAGCGTGATGTTGGG aAAGTATTAATGAAGCTTAGGAAACCTAGGATTACGGCCACAATTTGGTCCTCAGGAAAAGTTATTTGCACAGGAGCCACAAG TGAAGAAGAAGCTAAATTTGGTGCCAGACGATTAGCTCGTAGTCTACAGAAACTAGGTTTTCAG gttattttcacagattttaaagTTGTGAATGTTTTAGCAGTGTGTAACATGCCCTTTGAGATCAGATTGCCAGAATTTACGAAGAATAACAGACCTCATGCGAG ttATGAACCAGAACTTCATCCTGCCGTGTGTTACAGAATAAAAACTCTCAGAGCTACCTTACAGATTTTTTCCACAGGCAGTATCACAGTTACAG CTCAACTGAGAGAGAACCACCACCTGAATCACAGGCATCAGTGA